From a single Triplophysa rosa linkage group LG17, Trosa_1v2, whole genome shotgun sequence genomic region:
- the LOC130568318 gene encoding izumo sperm-egg fusion protein 1, giving the protein MSFAYLLSCFLILDSCSSVRSCLQCDQVVRYIHEDFLSTVRMTVRDQIELKEIIEHAYVNYRETSRSFRGVIDPTTLYRARTEYQSEFKRHWKEHRTGSLQWDMINIVEKGRRILQKHLELFVTQGLCPNKCGLFYQRVMNCTSCQYGLFTCLSATPPIDCGEHHLEADEGEGVVLDCFLPWHTLVVGQTEYYYSWLPAKNLSHEGEYEELVVTEDSKIVLNQLRVNEQGVYRCLLQDQKATTLSRIYFYLKVNPLPSTTPRLMVTLPPLPVGYDLTPPSLHRNSVLIMVILLSVLSITGSLVIIMYLGVTMKQQKEGDSRWGERQDAEDIELNEGCDQRRINE; this is encoded by the exons ATGAGCTTTGCATATCTTTTGAGCTGTTTCTTGATTCTGGATTCATGCTCCAGTGTGAGGTCCTGTCTGCAGTGTGATCAAGTAGTTCGTTACATACATGAAGATTTCCTTTCAACTGTACGCATGACTGTCCGTGATCAGATTGAACTGAAGGAAATCATTGAACACGCTTACGTCAACTATCGAGAGACCAGCAGATCGTTTCGGGGAGTCATAG ACCCTACAACACTATATCGAGCCCGAACAGAATACCAGAGTGAGTTCAAGAGGCACTGGAAAGAGCACAGAACAG GTTCTCTTCAGTGGGATATGATTAATATAGTGGAGAAAGGGAGGAGAATTCTGCAGAAACATTTGGAGCTATTTGTCACCCAAG GTCTGTGTCCCAACAAATGTG GGCTGTTCTATCAGAGAGTGATGAATTGCACTTCCTGTCAGTATGGGCTTTTTACATGTCTATCCGCCACACCCCCAATAGACTGTGGAG AACATCATCTAGAGGCAGATGAAGGAGAGGGGGTGGTCTTGGACTGTTTTCTGCCTTGGCACACTCTGGTTGTTGGACAGACTGAGTATTATTACTCCTGGCTCCCTGCAAAGAAT CTGTCGCATGAGGGGGAGTATGAAGAGCTGGTGGTGACAGAGGACTCTAAAATCGTACTCAATCAGCTGAGGGTCAACGAGCAAGGCGTATACCGCTGCCTCCTACAGGATCAAAAGGCTACTACACTTTCTCGCATTTATTTTTACCTGAAAG TTAATCCACTGCCATCCACAACCCCTAGGCTGATGGTGACATTGCCACCTCTGCCTGTGGGTTATGACCTCACCCCCCCCAGCCTGCATAGGAACTCGGTGCTCATCATGGTGATTTTACTGTCTGTACTCAGCATCACCGGCAGCCTGGTCATCATAATGTACCTCGG AGTGACCATGAAGCAACAGAAGGAGGGAGACAGCAGGTGGGGAGAGAGGCAGGATGCGGAGGACATTGAGCTGAATGAGGGATGTGACCAAAGGCGAATAAATGAATGA